From Mucilaginibacter rubeus, a single genomic window includes:
- a CDS encoding recombinase family protein, with the protein MKTAILYIRVSTDEQADKGFSQRDQDERLRQYCERNNIIVGQVIFEDHSAKTFDRPAWNKMLSNLKQTKGKAHDKLIFTKWDRFSRNTADAYGMISVLIKLGLQPIAIEQPLDLSIPESKIMLAVYLSMPEVENDRRALNVKYGMRRGKKEGRWMGRALPGYINKTRENGTKYIAFNEPESAHMKWAFEQIAENIFAIENIWAMARRRGLKCSRNSFWEAIRNPCYCGKVIVPAFNDEPMTIVQGVHEALISESLYHEVQDVLIGRKRDLAIKAVCPKNLPLRGFLLCPECSRTLTGSASKGRTGYYYYYHCKAPCKVRLKAEEVNKSLEHELMKFVPKPGVAELYTAIVRGEYGDTQAIYITERKKIIEQITEQNHRMTRLREMLLSDTIDSADYKLMKAECETKTSSLEANLADLSSFYELDIDIENLIENAVNKLKDLIYLYRSADIKGKQFIIGSIFSKKWRFSEIKGRTVEVNEAAALIYHINKTLQQKKTGVKTNYRDYSGKVPRAGVEPARFPTGV; encoded by the coding sequence ATGAAAACAGCAATTCTATATATACGTGTTAGTACCGATGAACAGGCCGACAAAGGTTTTTCACAAAGGGACCAGGATGAGCGACTTAGGCAATATTGCGAACGTAATAATATAATAGTCGGACAAGTTATTTTTGAAGACCATTCTGCCAAAACATTTGATCGACCCGCCTGGAATAAAATGCTGTCCAATCTCAAGCAAACTAAAGGCAAAGCACATGACAAATTGATATTTACCAAATGGGACCGCTTTAGCCGGAACACAGCAGACGCTTATGGAATGATTAGCGTATTGATAAAATTGGGATTGCAACCCATTGCAATCGAACAACCCCTCGATCTCTCCATACCAGAAAGCAAGATCATGCTTGCAGTTTACCTTTCAATGCCCGAAGTAGAAAATGACAGAAGAGCGTTAAATGTCAAATATGGCATGAGACGAGGAAAAAAAGAAGGACGTTGGATGGGCAGGGCGTTGCCTGGTTATATCAATAAAACAAGGGAAAACGGTACAAAATATATCGCATTTAACGAACCAGAATCTGCCCACATGAAATGGGCATTTGAACAAATTGCCGAGAACATCTTCGCTATTGAGAACATATGGGCCATGGCGCGACGTCGAGGGCTGAAGTGTTCCAGAAATAGTTTCTGGGAGGCGATAAGAAATCCATGTTACTGTGGCAAAGTCATAGTTCCCGCATTTAATGATGAACCTATGACCATAGTACAAGGTGTACACGAGGCATTAATTTCCGAAAGTCTATACCACGAAGTCCAGGATGTTTTAATTGGCCGGAAAAGAGATTTGGCTATTAAAGCGGTTTGTCCGAAAAATTTACCATTACGAGGCTTTCTGTTATGTCCTGAATGCTCCCGAACATTGACAGGCAGCGCGTCAAAAGGCCGGACTGGATACTATTATTATTATCATTGTAAAGCGCCTTGTAAAGTCAGACTTAAGGCCGAAGAAGTAAATAAATCATTAGAGCATGAATTAATGAAATTCGTGCCCAAACCAGGTGTAGCAGAATTATACACTGCGATTGTTCGCGGCGAATACGGCGATACCCAGGCAATCTATATTACTGAGCGAAAAAAAATTATAGAACAGATTACCGAACAAAACCATCGGATGACGAGGCTGCGAGAAATGCTGTTGTCGGATACAATTGATAGTGCCGATTACAAATTAATGAAAGCAGAGTGCGAAACTAAAACATCATCGTTAGAAGCTAACCTTGCTGATTTATCAAGTTTCTATGAACTGGATATCGATATTGAAAATCTAATAGAGAATGCAGTAAATAAATTAAAGGATCTCATTTATTTATATCGGTCAGCTGATATAAAAGGTAAACAATTTATAATTGGTTCGATCTTCTCAAAAAAATGGCGTTTTTCAGAAATTAAAGGTCGAACCGTCGAAGTAAACGAAGCAGCAGCACTTATCTACCACATTAACAAGACATTACAACAAAAAAAAACCGGAGTAAAAACGAATTATCGTGATTACTCCGGCAAAGTACCCAGAGCCGGAGTCGAACCGGCACGGTTTCCCACAGGTGTTTGA
- a CDS encoding histidine kinase dimerization/phospho-acceptor domain-containing protein produces MGSIIDITKQKETENNLINAQAVTEELMRKKDEFMSVASHELKTPVTSLKGSLQILQRMTAGWIGKIQWYLSSTKLKNKPVNLLYC; encoded by the coding sequence GTGGGATCAATCATTGATATCACCAAACAAAAGGAAACCGAAAATAACCTCATCAATGCCCAGGCAGTGACGGAGGAACTAATGCGTAAAAAGGATGAGTTTATGAGCGTTGCGAGCCACGAATTGAAAACTCCGGTTACCAGTCTGAAAGGTTCGTTGCAAATTCTACAGCGCATGACTGCCGGATGGATAGGAAAGATCCAATGGTATCTTTCATCGACAAAGCTGAAAAACAAACCGGTAAACTTACTGTATTGCTGA
- a CDS encoding sensor histidine kinase, protein MDRKDPMVSFIDKAEKQTGKLTVLLNDLLDVTKIQEGKLQLNYGRFDAIAMVRESIEEVRVQGGAHNLVFEYAEGAEITADRARLEQVINNFLTNAIKYSPNNDRVEIQCGIAGGQFCVKVNDFGIGIPENKREFLFDRFYRVQESSTHFAGLGLGLYICSEIVKRHHGKIGVESQEGKGSTFWFSVPVQI, encoded by the coding sequence ATGGATAGGAAAGATCCAATGGTATCTTTCATCGACAAAGCTGAAAAACAAACCGGTAAACTTACTGTATTGCTGAATGATCTGCTGGACGTAACCAAGATTCAGGAAGGCAAGCTGCAATTGAACTACGGGCGATTTGATGCAATAGCTATGGTGCGCGAGAGTATTGAGGAGGTTCGGGTACAGGGTGGTGCCCATAACTTGGTCTTTGAATACGCGGAGGGGGCCGAGATTACTGCCGACCGGGCCCGCCTGGAACAGGTGATCAATAATTTTCTGACCAATGCCATCAAATATTCGCCCAATAATGATCGGGTTGAAATTCAATGCGGAATAGCCGGTGGGCAATTCTGCGTAAAGGTCAACGATTTCGGAATAGGTATACCTGAGAATAAACGTGAATTTCTGTTTGACCGCTTTTATCGTGTTCAGGAATCATCCACGCACTTTGCGGGTTTAGGACTCGGATTGTACATTTGTTCAGAAATCGTCAAGCGGCATCACGGTAAGATAGGAGTCGAAAGTCAGGAGGGGAAAGGCTCAACGTTCTGGTTTAGTGTACCCGTTCAAATTTAA
- a CDS encoding paraquat-inducible protein A, producing the protein MAIRKYLPQLLLILGLSILLGFEGFFSYRLHDLSARQEMIKLDHSTINNISYGLLSVDQWRDEVAGIVNRQVKHFKLTPKQKKELQAEVESVLYALINKAEVMVEKKPQSLAGKIRKLAIKTFVKTDKIKAQVPDFARKIIAKADNPNQKNKLSNLAMGKFTQLQHTESIDSTLRVNHALFDRMYRKYQVHSKEQLNEKLDRMLEEIRVAMYHYCFLMLGCILAVLALWWVLRKRTELHGTLFILSLLFAFVLLAVGLSASMIEVDCRIKTLDFMLLGEHVSFKDQVLFYESKSILGVVEVLMKQPAADSIAVGILILCFSILFPVMKLTSTGIHLLSKRQIAENKVIKYFAFQSGKWSMADVIVIAILMTYIGLNGLLDKQLAMLNIRGQELTLITTNNTALQPGYIIFISFVLYGLILSTILKYITPHDSH; encoded by the coding sequence TTGGCTATTCGAAAATACTTACCCCAGTTACTACTGATCCTCGGGCTCTCCATTCTGCTCGGCTTTGAGGGGTTTTTCAGTTACCGGTTACACGACCTATCGGCCAGGCAGGAAATGATCAAGTTGGATCATTCCACGATCAATAATATATCCTACGGACTATTGTCGGTGGATCAATGGCGGGACGAGGTCGCGGGGATCGTGAACAGGCAGGTGAAACATTTCAAACTGACGCCCAAACAAAAAAAAGAACTACAAGCAGAAGTGGAGTCTGTACTTTATGCGCTGATCAACAAAGCCGAAGTCATGGTGGAAAAGAAGCCGCAAAGCCTGGCCGGAAAGATCCGCAAACTGGCTATCAAAACTTTTGTAAAAACCGATAAGATCAAGGCGCAGGTTCCGGATTTCGCCAGGAAGATCATCGCCAAGGCTGACAACCCGAATCAAAAGAATAAGCTGAGCAACCTGGCGATGGGTAAATTTACCCAGCTGCAGCACACTGAAAGCATAGACAGTACTTTGCGGGTTAATCACGCCCTCTTTGACCGGATGTACCGCAAATACCAGGTTCATTCCAAAGAACAATTAAATGAAAAACTGGACCGGATGCTGGAAGAGATCCGTGTGGCTATGTATCATTACTGTTTCCTGATGCTCGGCTGTATCCTCGCTGTATTGGCTTTATGGTGGGTTTTGCGCAAGCGAACCGAACTGCATGGGACGCTATTCATCCTGTCGTTGTTATTCGCTTTTGTATTACTGGCGGTGGGATTGAGCGCTTCGATGATCGAGGTGGACTGCCGAATCAAAACGCTGGATTTTATGCTGCTGGGCGAACATGTTTCTTTTAAAGACCAGGTGCTTTTTTATGAAAGTAAAAGCATCCTGGGCGTTGTCGAGGTCTTAATGAAGCAGCCCGCTGCCGACTCTATCGCGGTCGGTATACTAATACTTTGCTTCAGTATCCTTTTTCCGGTTATGAAACTTACATCTACAGGTATTCATTTATTAAGCAAGCGGCAAATAGCGGAAAATAAGGTGATCAAATACTTCGCTTTCCAGTCAGGGAAATGGAGTATGGCCGACGTGATCGTGATCGCCATACTGATGACCTATATCGGATTGAACGGCCTTTTGGACAAACAGCTCGCCATGCTCAATATCCGCGGCCAGGAACTGACGCTGATCACCACCAATAACACGGCTTTGCAACCTGGCTATATTATCTTTATTAGTTTCGTCTTGTATGGACTGATCCTATCTACTATCCTGAAATACATTACCCCTCATGACAGCCATTAA
- a CDS encoding paraquat-inducible protein A has translation MTAIKKKYTVLNVILLAGLGMLLGGAAYSGYRLAGISAEREQVKEDYSLSNSVTFGLFSIDQWRDRITDVLSNQIQDYHITKTQQKDLLLMVEKEIHELVSKTVAGINQPQKGLGGKLKKLAFNTLVDSAELQAQVRPFAKTIVAKISSPESEKRLKNIAGSKVDQLTSQIYDSVSVANYTVTKYVYKKYKVSDPATFNQRIDQRLAVLKIQLIQYVCVMLGCVLAALVLWFTLRRQVHLQTPLFIFALLFAFVMLVTGGLLPVIEVDARIQSLDLELLNGRVEFKNQVLFYQSKSITGIVETLIAQSKPDAILVGVLILLFILVLPLLRLIAKGIYVLSPQKTGRKGIVRYLTFELGKWDMSDVMIVGMLMTYIGLNGILKSQLKDLNIHTDSLNVVTVNGTSLQPGYFIFAGYVLFAALLSYILKRVSPDDRL, from the coding sequence ATGACAGCCATTAAAAAGAAATATACCGTTTTAAATGTCATCCTGCTTGCCGGGCTTGGTATGTTGCTGGGCGGGGCCGCTTATTCAGGTTACCGGCTGGCTGGTATTTCCGCCGAACGCGAGCAGGTTAAAGAGGATTACAGCCTGTCCAACAGTGTGACCTTCGGTTTATTCTCCATCGACCAGTGGCGTGACCGGATCACCGATGTGCTGAGCAACCAGATCCAGGACTATCATATCACGAAAACGCAGCAAAAAGATCTCCTGCTGATGGTTGAAAAGGAAATCCATGAACTGGTGAGTAAAACGGTAGCCGGGATCAACCAGCCGCAGAAAGGACTGGGTGGCAAGTTGAAAAAACTGGCTTTTAATACATTGGTGGACTCTGCCGAACTACAGGCCCAGGTCAGGCCTTTTGCCAAAACCATTGTGGCCAAAATCAGCAGCCCGGAGAGCGAAAAACGCCTGAAAAACATCGCCGGGAGCAAGGTCGATCAGTTGACGAGCCAGATCTATGACAGTGTGAGTGTGGCCAATTACACGGTCACCAAATATGTCTATAAAAAATACAAGGTGTCTGATCCGGCTACCTTTAACCAGCGTATTGATCAAAGGCTCGCTGTCCTGAAAATACAACTCATCCAATACGTTTGCGTGATGCTTGGCTGCGTACTGGCGGCGCTGGTATTGTGGTTTACCCTGCGCAGGCAGGTGCACCTGCAAACACCCTTATTCATTTTCGCATTATTGTTCGCGTTCGTGATGCTCGTTACCGGTGGCCTGTTACCGGTCATCGAGGTGGATGCACGTATCCAGTCGCTGGACCTCGAACTCCTGAACGGGAGGGTAGAATTTAAAAATCAGGTGCTTTTTTATCAAAGCAAAAGTATCACAGGGATCGTCGAAACCCTCATCGCGCAATCCAAACCTGATGCCATCCTGGTTGGGGTGCTCATTTTGTTGTTCATACTGGTTCTGCCCTTATTGCGCCTGATCGCCAAAGGCATATACGTACTCAGCCCCCAAAAGACAGGCCGTAAGGGCATCGTCCGGTACCTCACGTTCGAGCTGGGTAAATGGGACATGTCCGATGTGATGATCGTCGGTATGCTGATGACCTATATCGGTCTGAACGGCATCCTGAAAAGCCAGCTCAAGGATTTGAATATCCACACTGATTCATTGAACGTTGTCACCGTCAATGGCACCTCACTGCAGCCTGGTTATTTTATTTTCGCGGGCTATGTGCTCTTCGCCGCCCTGCTATCCTATATTTTAAAACGCGTATCGCCAGATGACAGGTTATAA
- a CDS encoding alpha/beta fold hydrolase — protein sequence MVNDVLNRNNVNVVGNGAQVMLFAHGFGRDQNAWKFVTEAFTDVYKVELFDNTGSGKSDISLHNSDKYSKLDGYAQGIIEICQALNLDNVFFVGHSVSSMIGLLAAIEKPEYFSKLILLGPSPLYLNAENYNGGFAQKDLEGLFEFMENNYLGWSSAMAPAIMGNPGRPELGEFLTDSFCSTDPNAARDFARVTFFSDNRALRDQQRLPLIQFSMS from the coding sequence ATGGTGAATGATGTTTTAAATCGCAACAACGTAAATGTAGTTGGTAACGGAGCCCAGGTTATGCTGTTTGCGCATGGTTTTGGCCGCGACCAAAATGCCTGGAAGTTTGTAACTGAAGCCTTCACCGATGTTTATAAAGTGGAACTGTTTGATAATACAGGTTCAGGCAAGTCCGATATCAGCCTGCATAATTCGGATAAATACAGTAAACTCGACGGTTATGCTCAGGGTATCATCGAAATCTGTCAGGCTTTAAATCTTGATAATGTCTTTTTTGTTGGTCACTCTGTAAGCAGTATGATTGGCTTGCTTGCTGCCATTGAGAAACCGGAATACTTTTCCAAACTGATTCTTTTAGGACCTTCACCCCTTTATCTGAATGCCGAAAATTATAATGGAGGTTTTGCGCAAAAAGACCTGGAAGGATTGTTCGAATTTATGGAAAACAATTACCTGGGCTGGTCAAGCGCGATGGCGCCGGCTATAATGGGTAACCCTGGGCGACCCGAACTGGGCGAATTTCTGACAGATAGTTTCTGTTCTACCGATCCGAACGCCGCCCGAGATTTTGCGCGCGTAACTTTCTTTTCAGACAACCGCGCCCTTCGGGATCAGCAGAGGTTGCCGTTGATCCAGTTTTCGATGTCGTAA
- a CDS encoding cold-shock protein — MQKEGTVKFFNAAKGFGFISQNDNRNEIFVHATGLIDEIRDNDQVAYDVEEGRKGLNAINVKVI, encoded by the coding sequence ATGCAAAAAGAAGGAACCGTGAAATTTTTTAATGCCGCAAAAGGCTTTGGATTTATTTCACAAAATGACAACAGGAATGAAATTTTCGTTCACGCTACAGGTTTAATCGATGAGATCCGTGATAACGATCAAGTCGCTTACGATGTAGAGGAAGGCCGTAAAGGCCTTAATGCGATTAATGTTAAAGTAATCTAA
- a CDS encoding PleD family two-component system response regulator, whose product MQKRVIVVDNDDDILQIIRFILEEQGYLVEAVSDILSFNKLGDIQPDLILLDDWLSDGYGHLLCRALKQNSQTKTIPVLLISAKNDIETLAAKSHADDYIAKPFDLDFFMNKVRSWLSPHKNPMRPD is encoded by the coding sequence ATGCAAAAGAGAGTAATTGTAGTCGATAACGATGACGATATCCTGCAGATCATCCGCTTTATACTTGAAGAACAAGGCTACCTCGTTGAGGCCGTCAGCGATATATTGTCATTCAATAAATTGGGTGATATTCAACCTGACCTGATCCTGCTCGATGACTGGCTTAGTGATGGCTATGGCCACCTGCTTTGCAGGGCATTGAAGCAGAATAGCCAGACCAAAACAATCCCGGTGTTGCTGATCTCTGCAAAAAATGATATCGAAACGCTCGCTGCAAAAAGCCATGCAGATGATTACATTGCCAAACCCTTCGATCTCGACTTCTTTATGAATAAAGTCCGGTCCTGGCTGTCACCGCATAAAAATCCGATGCGGCCGGATTGA
- a CDS encoding TraR/DksA family transcriptional regulator, with protein MLIKSKINMAREELQDLVGTLSSSNSNGDDAAIAGKTLEDGSATFEKEQTNQLAGRQKKFIEQLEAALTRIENKTYGICRSTGKLIPKERLMAVPHTTQSMEAKLKQQ; from the coding sequence ATGTTGATCAAAAGCAAGATCAATATGGCGCGCGAAGAATTGCAGGACCTGGTTGGAACGCTCAGTTCTTCCAATTCCAATGGCGATGATGCAGCAATCGCCGGGAAAACGCTGGAAGACGGATCTGCTACTTTCGAAAAAGAACAGACCAACCAACTGGCAGGGCGTCAGAAAAAGTTTATCGAGCAGCTTGAAGCAGCACTGACGCGTATCGAGAATAAAACTTACGGGATCTGCCGTTCTACTGGTAAACTGATCCCTAAAGAACGTTTGATGGCTGTTCCGCATACTACCCAAAGCATGGAAGCTAAACTCAAGCAGCAATGA
- a CDS encoding DUF1579 family protein — translation MKKFYQLSFIIIVLFAALSFTADNINPLVGKWGYSSTQAEGLMGLSAPSMAQATKPDTMDKLLDYSRPGQAHEVLGKLAGTWSFQDAKLTFVKGTLVRKAIYNGRFYSVEMTGGKLPVPVADGKMKEDFYQSMQIEGFDNPKMKYITISVNNHIGSDIQMQTGTFDPVKQAFTYEWDDELIPGQINKNRRVLTINDATHYAEVFYELNNNEWVKVRELDYTRK, via the coding sequence GTGAAAAAATTTTATCAGCTCAGCTTTATTATTATCGTGTTATTTGCAGCTTTGTCCTTTACTGCTGACAATATTAATCCCCTCGTGGGCAAATGGGGATATTCCAGCACACAGGCCGAAGGCCTGATGGGCCTGAGTGCTCCGTCCATGGCGCAGGCAACTAAGCCTGATACAATGGACAAACTGCTTGATTATTCAAGGCCCGGGCAGGCGCACGAAGTACTGGGAAAGCTTGCGGGTACCTGGTCATTTCAGGATGCCAAACTGACTTTTGTTAAAGGCACTCTGGTACGCAAGGCGATCTATAACGGCCGGTTTTACAGTGTTGAAATGACCGGGGGAAAACTGCCAGTTCCGGTTGCGGACGGAAAAATGAAAGAAGATTTTTACCAGAGCATGCAGATCGAAGGCTTTGACAACCCCAAAATGAAATATATCACTATATCAGTCAATAACCATATCGGCAGTGACATTCAAATGCAAACCGGCACATTCGATCCTGTAAAACAAGCTTTCACCTACGAATGGGACGACGAACTGATCCCGGGGCAGATTAATAAAAATCGCAGGGTTTTGACAATCAACGATGCCACTCATTATGCCGAAGTATTCTATGAACTGAATAATAATGAATGGGTCAAAGTCAGAGAACTGGATTACACACGAAAATGA
- a CDS encoding DUF5655 domain-containing protein: MSWTCPKCERELPWKDYRHYCARVNLDSLFEGRPPELLLAFDKILAEVADWPKVLVGVTPNCIVFTRRVGFLIIRPMKKELDLKFYSAVAHQERPVFKSKAWGKKFEHHIRITSVADIQPALFVYLRESYNLI; this comes from the coding sequence ATGAGCTGGACCTGCCCGAAATGCGAACGTGAATTACCCTGGAAAGATTACCGGCATTACTGCGCAAGGGTAAACCTGGATAGTCTTTTTGAAGGACGGCCCCCTGAACTACTTTTGGCCTTTGATAAAATACTGGCTGAGGTAGCCGATTGGCCGAAAGTTTTAGTGGGCGTCACGCCCAATTGTATCGTTTTTACACGCCGGGTTGGATTCCTGATCATCCGGCCCATGAAAAAAGAACTTGACCTCAAGTTTTATTCCGCCGTTGCACACCAGGAAAGACCGGTCTTCAAAAGCAAGGCCTGGGGAAAGAAATTTGAGCATCATATCCGCATAACTTCGGTAGCGGATATTCAGCCCGCTTTGTTTGTCTACCTGCGGGAATCTTACAATCTTATATGA
- a CDS encoding siderophore-interacting protein: MRKAVKSVFTVREKVFLTPHYIRVKFVMTDEQLELFSNVQAGGHNKLLFDDDTRRTYTTRHIDFVEKELWVDFVAHGDNGPASAWANGARPGDHLAIAMKEGRRPLFPEAEEFLFIGDSTALPVIGAMLEQLPAGVKAQVIIEVFGKNDELKLSSPADLDIRWLYNAKPEEGSGLAEIAREAALPENKGFVFAAAEYDTAKDLKAYFKHELGWASDTFSVVSYWKRDESEDQSSAKRREERQEAV; the protein is encoded by the coding sequence ATGAGAAAAGCGGTTAAGTCTGTTTTTACCGTCAGGGAAAAGGTTTTCCTGACGCCGCATTATATCCGTGTTAAATTTGTCATGACGGATGAGCAGCTGGAATTATTCAGCAATGTACAGGCCGGAGGTCACAACAAACTTTTGTTCGATGACGATACCCGACGCACTTATACTACCCGGCACATTGACTTTGTGGAAAAGGAATTGTGGGTGGATTTTGTGGCGCATGGTGATAACGGGCCTGCATCGGCCTGGGCTAATGGTGCGCGCCCGGGCGATCATCTTGCTATCGCGATGAAAGAGGGGCGAAGGCCGCTTTTTCCTGAAGCCGAGGAATTCCTGTTCATCGGTGACAGCACCGCCTTGCCGGTGATCGGCGCTATGCTGGAACAGCTGCCCGCGGGTGTCAAAGCCCAGGTGATCATAGAGGTTTTCGGGAAGAATGATGAGCTAAAATTGTCCAGCCCGGCTGATCTTGATATCCGCTGGCTCTACAACGCAAAGCCGGAAGAAGGCAGTGGCCTTGCTGAAATAGCCCGCGAAGCGGCTCTTCCCGAAAATAAAGGGTTCGTGTTCGCAGCAGCTGAATACGATACGGCGAAGGACCTGAAAGCCTATTTTAAACATGAGCTGGGCTGGGCGTCAGACACGTTTTCCGTTGTTTCCTACTGGAAGCGAGACGAGTCTGAAGATCAGTCTTCGGCAAAGCGGAGGGAAGAACGACAAGAGGCCGTTTAG